One genomic region from Candidatus Omnitrophota bacterium encodes:
- the hisG gene encoding ATP phosphoribosyltransferase produces MKAAIKKLKLGMPKGSLQEATVRMFKKAGFFVGISERSYFPSIDDDEIEAILFRAQEMSRYVEDGILDCGITGNDWILENSSNVVRVAELIYAKQSLRPVRWVLAVPQGSKVKTVKDLNGKRVATELVSVTKEYLKKNKVKAEVEFSWGATEVKAAIGIDAIVEVTETGSSLRANNLREVATVCESTTQLIANRKSWMNPWKRAKIENLALLLKGAILAEEKVGLKMNVAKNDLKAILSILPAMKNPTVSALSDSNWFDVDTIIDEKTAKRIIPELKRAGAQGIIEYPLNKVIY; encoded by the coding sequence ATGAAAGCAGCTATAAAGAAGCTAAAACTTGGTATGCCAAAGGGAAGCCTGCAGGAAGCCACTGTAAGGATGTTCAAGAAGGCGGGGTTCTTTGTCGGCATAAGCGAAAGGTCATATTTTCCGTCGATAGACGATGACGAAATAGAGGCGATACTTTTCAGGGCGCAGGAGATGTCCCGCTATGTCGAGGACGGCATCCTTGACTGCGGAATTACCGGCAATGACTGGATACTTGAAAATTCATCTAATGTGGTAAGGGTGGCGGAGCTTATTTATGCCAAACAAAGCTTAAGGCCGGTAAGATGGGTACTGGCGGTTCCGCAGGGCTCAAAAGTGAAGACCGTCAAAGACCTTAACGGTAAGCGTGTGGCGACGGAACTGGTAAGCGTCACAAAGGAATATCTTAAAAAGAACAAGGTGAAAGCCGAAGTGGAGTTTTCCTGGGGCGCTACAGAAGTGAAAGCGGCCATAGGAATAGACGCGATAGTGGAAGTTACCGAGACAGGGTCGTCTTTACGCGCTAATAATTTAAGAGAAGTGGCCACGGTGTGTGAGTCCACAACCCAGCTTATAGCGAACCGCAAAAGCTGGATGAACCCCTGGAAACGCGCCAAGATAGAAAATCTCGCGTTACTGTTAAAAGGCGCGATACTTGCCGAAGAGAAAGTCGGACTAAAGATGAACGTCGCTAAAAATGACCTGAAGGCCATATTGAGTATACTTCCCGCGATGAAGAATCCTACGGTATCGGCCCTCTCGGACTCCAATTGGTTCGATGTAGATACCATAATAGACGAAAAGACCGCGAAAAGGATAATTCCGGAATTAAAAAGAGCCGGAGCTCAAGGTATTATCGAGTATCCGCTGAATAAAGTAATATATTAG
- a CDS encoding class II aldolase/adducin family protein yields the protein MKDFRGELIKYGKLIYAQNLVTGCGGNISVRVGSRVYIKASGVSLENSTAADYNEADLKTGKVFCRKGPCSVELPMHIACYKARADIGAVIHTHPVYGTILAMLIKKLGFVSYEFACALSTEVPVISYKKSGSRELANAVAGAIKKHNAVLLKNHGAIVVGKDLEEAYQRSVVLERSCKIYVLSKLAGKVSLIGQY from the coding sequence ATGAAGGATTTTAGGGGCGAACTTATAAAATACGGCAAGCTTATATACGCGCAGAATCTGGTAACGGGCTGTGGCGGCAATATAAGCGTACGTGTTGGCAGCAGGGTATATATAAAAGCAAGCGGCGTATCTTTAGAAAACTCCACCGCGGCCGATTATAATGAAGCGGATCTTAAAACCGGTAAAGTCTTCTGCCGTAAGGGTCCGTGTTCGGTGGAATTACCTATGCATATAGCGTGCTACAAAGCGCGCGCTGATATCGGGGCCGTTATCCACACGCATCCCGTATACGGAACTATCCTTGCCATGCTGATAAAAAAACTAGGGTTTGTATCTTATGAATTCGCGTGCGCGCTTTCGACGGAAGTCCCCGTGATAAGTTATAAGAAATCCGGCAGCCGGGAGCTGGCAAATGCGGTCGCAGGCGCTATAAAAAAGCATAACGCGGTTTTGCTGAAGAACCACGGCGCGATAGTTGTGGGTAAAGATCTTGAGGAGGCGTATCAAAGATCTGTTGTACTCGAGCGCTCATGCAAGATATATGTATTGTCGAAATTAGCCGGCAAAGTGTCTTTGATCGGGCAGTATTGA
- a CDS encoding IS256 family transposase, producing MRSVNFSQSSVAIQYQYLKRNLRELGMLGVFDNFESSAHRVVQEYIQKGIYEEFKLQIGAGRYEHAGSRRLDERKGEYGRFFTTTFGTSRIDIPRTRDGLKITYSLFSKYQRRQQKFDDTVVLSMILGLSTRKQRKFFKAFIGDSVSHGTASKLLRNLEGDLAEYRTRTIEDKYKYLLIDGLWVSVISNGRLRKMVILFVLGITMDNKKEIIAFKLAKGETEREVSGLLNDIYRRGLEGKHLKVVASDGAQGIRQGISLVYPYAKWQLCHTHKLRNLSSNVRHKVSHRRKMMAQASRICRSGSRRQAIKRFMRFCDKWHSVEPKAIRCLEKDFYDTIVYYDFFEDKNFISTTNHIERDLEEVRRRIKIQGYFKSEQSLNLWIYGIISQFREEQREDAPKYIFTLVEESFIDSRFRGNDKHESVQLS from the coding sequence ATGAGAAGCGTTAACTTCTCACAGAGTAGTGTAGCAATTCAGTATCAATATTTAAAGAGGAATTTGCGAGAGCTTGGAATGTTGGGGGTATTCGATAATTTTGAATCTAGTGCCCATCGAGTGGTACAAGAGTATATTCAAAAAGGTATATATGAAGAATTTAAGCTGCAGATCGGCGCGGGTAGATATGAACATGCGGGCTCGAGGAGACTCGATGAGCGCAAGGGAGAGTATGGGCGCTTTTTCACCACAACATTCGGCACCAGCCGGATCGATATACCCAGAACTCGTGACGGACTAAAGATAACATATTCGCTCTTTAGCAAGTACCAGAGAAGACAGCAGAAGTTTGACGATACGGTAGTGCTATCGATGATATTAGGCTTATCTACCCGCAAGCAGCGCAAGTTCTTCAAGGCCTTCATAGGCGACTCCGTAAGCCACGGCACAGCATCAAAGTTGTTAAGGAATCTTGAAGGTGACCTTGCTGAATACAGAACTCGTACTATTGAGGATAAGTATAAATATCTTCTCATAGACGGCCTCTGGGTAAGCGTAATATCGAATGGCCGCCTTCGGAAGATGGTGATATTGTTCGTCCTGGGAATCACCATGGATAACAAGAAAGAGATCATAGCTTTTAAGCTGGCTAAGGGCGAGACCGAACGCGAAGTATCCGGCTTACTCAATGATATCTATAGACGTGGCTTAGAGGGTAAGCACTTAAAGGTAGTAGCAAGTGATGGGGCGCAAGGTATAAGGCAGGGCATATCGCTCGTGTATCCGTACGCAAAATGGCAGCTATGTCATACGCATAAGCTACGGAATTTATCGAGCAACGTTAGACACAAGGTATCGCACAGAAGGAAGATGATGGCCCAGGCTTCCCGGATATGCCGGTCCGGGTCAAGACGACAGGCCATTAAACGCTTCATGCGATTCTGTGACAAGTGGCACAGTGTTGAACCAAAGGCTATCAGGTGCCTTGAGAAGGACTTTTACGATACCATTGTCTATTATGACTTCTTCGAAGATAAGAACTTTATAAGCACCACCAATCATATAGAGAGAGATCTTGAAGAAGTGCGTAGACGTATCAAGATACAAGGTTACTTCAAATCAGAACAAAGCTTAAACCTGTGGATCTATGGCATAATAAGCCAGTTTAGAGAAGAGCAACGTGAGGACGCGCCTAAATACATATTTACATTAGTCGAGGAGTCATTTATAGATTCCCGCTTTCGCGGGAATGACAAACACGAAAGCGTCCAATTATCTTGA
- a CDS encoding SurA N-terminal domain-containing protein, producing MLKLFRKKFVSRLILWSLLILILPAFVMWGSASMSRSKDKGPTYVGMASGKKVSFDDLYIAMSGVRSQIILNYFNQPQVLEALLTNRPMLAKIAWDRVLLLDEAKKLRIKSSDKEVVEFIRSHPLFLRNGVFDENFYSYMLRNNIGLEPRAFEEIVRDNIIIQKLSAQLTKDIKTTDDDVLSEYKKEFAKIKIAYILMEPKDFLDQAKVDENAAKEFYEKHKSELMLKSNLKGALPDRSATFEESKDTIEKFIKEVEARKILKIKSEELYGKLLERMREKNETFEKAASQLKLTVKNTDFFSRADKIDDIGDIPVVAGIGSELKLFEVSKPVEITKGIIIFEVAQRKDPDEEAFKKEKDEYAKKVQEQKSNTFMEDHLRKLEGAASLAIKLEEIDKYYR from the coding sequence ATGCTTAAACTATTCAGGAAAAAATTTGTAAGCAGGCTTATATTGTGGAGCCTTCTGATATTGATCCTGCCCGCTTTTGTAATGTGGGGCAGTGCCAGCATGTCCCGATCCAAAGACAAGGGCCCTACCTATGTGGGCATGGCCAGCGGGAAAAAGGTATCGTTTGACGATCTATATATAGCCATGTCCGGGGTAAGGAGCCAGATCATACTGAACTATTTCAACCAGCCTCAAGTGCTTGAAGCGCTTTTAACCAACAGGCCCATGCTCGCGAAGATAGCCTGGGACAGGGTTCTTCTGCTGGACGAAGCGAAGAAATTACGGATAAAATCATCGGATAAAGAAGTTGTAGAATTTATAAGAAGCCATCCCCTATTCTTAAGAAATGGCGTATTTGATGAAAATTTTTACTCATATATGCTGCGCAATAATATAGGGTTGGAGCCAAGAGCATTCGAAGAGATCGTAAGAGACAACATTATAATACAAAAATTATCGGCACAGCTCACCAAGGATATAAAGACAACTGATGATGACGTGCTTTCGGAATACAAAAAAGAATTCGCGAAAATAAAAATAGCGTACATACTTATGGAACCAAAGGATTTTCTTGACCAGGCCAAGGTAGATGAAAACGCGGCAAAAGAATTCTATGAAAAGCATAAAAGCGAGCTCATGCTAAAATCGAATTTAAAAGGCGCTCTTCCGGACCGCAGCGCCACATTCGAGGAGTCCAAAGACACGATAGAGAAATTCATAAAAGAGGTCGAGGCAAGAAAGATACTTAAGATAAAGAGCGAAGAGCTGTACGGCAAACTCCTGGAACGCATGAGGGAAAAGAATGAGACATTTGAGAAGGCGGCCTCGCAGTTAAAGTTGACCGTGAAAAACACCGATTTCTTCTCAAGGGCCGATAAGATCGACGATATCGGGGATATCCCTGTGGTAGCCGGAATAGGCTCGGAATTGAAACTTTTCGAAGTATCTAAGCCTGTCGAAATAACCAAGGGCATAATAATATTTGAAGTGGCCCAGAGAAAAGATCCTGACGAAGAAGCGTTCAAGAAAGAGAAAGACGAATATGCGAAAAAGGTGCAGGAGCAAAAGTCCAATACCTTTATGGAAGACCACTTAAGAAAACTTGAGGGCGCGGCTTCGCTTGCTATAAAGCTGGAAGAGATAGATAAGTATTACAGATAA
- the amrS gene encoding AmmeMemoRadiSam system radical SAM enzyme produces MKEALYYEKLDSKRVRCHLCPYECSIASGGRGACGVRLNKDGTLYTLVYGKTTGMALDPIEKKPLYHYHPGEYILSLGTRGCNLHCMFCQNWHISQEVDGPTEDITSEEVVARAKELGSFGIAYTYNEPFIWYEFVLDTAKLAKANNLKNVLITNGFVNIEPLKEMLPLVDAMNIDLKAFDEDFYVKACKGSLGPVLEVIKTAAKKCHIELTNLIIPTLNDSEVMIRGMVDWIYKNLGAGVPLHFSRYFPCYKATLPPTPIETLKMAEQIAKEKLKYVYVGNI; encoded by the coding sequence ATGAAAGAAGCGTTATATTACGAGAAGCTAGATTCAAAAAGAGTGCGCTGCCACTTATGTCCGTATGAATGCAGCATAGCTTCCGGCGGCAGGGGCGCCTGCGGCGTCAGATTAAATAAGGACGGTACGCTCTACACGTTAGTTTACGGCAAGACCACGGGAATGGCCCTCGATCCGATAGAAAAGAAACCACTATATCATTATCATCCCGGCGAATACATATTATCCTTAGGCACCAGAGGCTGTAATCTTCACTGTATGTTTTGCCAGAACTGGCATATCTCGCAGGAAGTAGACGGCCCTACGGAAGATATCACTTCCGAAGAAGTAGTTGCCCGCGCGAAAGAACTTGGCTCGTTCGGCATAGCCTACACTTACAACGAGCCTTTCATATGGTATGAATTTGTCCTCGATACCGCAAAGCTCGCGAAAGCGAATAATTTAAAGAATGTGCTTATCACCAACGGTTTTGTGAATATAGAGCCGCTTAAAGAGATGCTGCCGTTGGTAGACGCGATGAATATAGATTTAAAGGCGTTCGATGAAGATTTTTATGTAAAGGCTTGCAAGGGCTCTCTCGGCCCCGTGCTCGAGGTTATAAAGACAGCCGCCAAGAAATGCCACATAGAGCTTACCAATCTTATAATACCGACATTAAACGATTCTGAAGTTATGATAAGAGGTATGGTTGATTGGATATATAAGAATCTGGGCGCCGGGGTGCCGCTGCACTTTTCGCGGTATTTTCCCTGTTATAAAGCTACCCTGCCCCCTACGCCTATAGAAACTTTAAAAATGGCGGAACAAATAGCGAAAGAAAAACTGAAGTACGTATACGTAGGTAATATATAA
- the nrdR gene encoding transcriptional regulator NrdR, with amino-acid sequence MRCPYCGNKKDSVIDSRMSKNAASVRRRRECLKCKHRFTTYEYVERISLMVIKKDGRHEPFDREKLMNGVLVACEKRPVSLKRIERLVDDIEIQIQKQYEREVASKEIGELVMKGLHTIDEIAYVRFASVYRQFRDVGQFMKELKTFLK; translated from the coding sequence ATGCGTTGCCCATATTGCGGAAATAAAAAAGACAGTGTAATAGACTCGAGGATGTCGAAGAACGCCGCGAGTGTCCGCCGCCGCAGGGAATGCCTGAAATGCAAGCATAGATTTACCACATACGAGTATGTCGAACGCATTTCGCTGATGGTAATAAAAAAGGACGGGCGGCATGAACCTTTCGACAGGGAAAAGCTGATGAACGGAGTCCTTGTCGCGTGTGAAAAGAGACCCGTAAGCTTAAAACGCATAGAGCGATTAGTAGATGATATAGAGATACAGATACAAAAACAGTATGAAAGAGAAGTGGCGTCAAAAGAGATAGGCGAACTCGTCATGAAGGGCCTTCACACCATAGATGAGATAGCGTATGTCAGGTTTGCGTCCGTCTATAGGCAGTTCAGGGATGTCGGCCAGTTCATGAAGGAACTCAAAACCTTCCTAAAATGA
- a CDS encoding cytidine/deoxycytidylate deaminase family protein has product MKNKRTSNLKPQTPKDDRPTWDEYFLGIADLVSKRSTCLRRKVGAVLVKDKRILATGYNGAPREIAHCSETGCIREKLKIPSGERHELCRGLHGEQNSFLQAALHGTSLKGATLYCTTQPCIICAKMIINAGIREVIIKGDYPDKMARKFLDEAKVKVRVVK; this is encoded by the coding sequence ATGAAAAACAAGCGAACCTCAAACCTCAAACCTCAAACCCCGAAAGATGACCGTCCGACCTGGGATGAATATTTTCTCGGCATAGCGGATCTCGTTTCAAAACGTTCCACATGTTTACGCCGCAAAGTCGGAGCCGTGCTTGTAAAGGATAAAAGGATACTTGCCACAGGTTATAACGGCGCGCCCAGGGAGATAGCGCATTGCAGCGAGACGGGCTGCATCCGCGAAAAATTAAAGATACCGTCAGGAGAGAGGCACGAACTTTGCCGCGGCCTTCATGGGGAACAAAATTCATTTCTTCAGGCAGCGCTGCATGGGACGAGCCTGAAAGGGGCGACTTTATACTGCACGACGCAGCCCTGCATAATTTGCGCTAAGATGATCATCAATGCCGGCATAAGAGAAGTAATAATAAAGGGTGATTATCCAGACAAGATGGCGCGCAAGTTCTTGGACGAAGCTAAGGTAAAAGTTAGAGTGGTCAAATAG
- the glyA gene encoding serine hydroxymethyltransferase, with the protein MSLLKKEDNQIYKAILNETKRENNNIELIASENFVSEAVLEAQGSVLTNKYAEGYPKARWYNGCEYVDDVEAIAIERAKKLFGAEHVNVQPHAGTPANFAVYLAVADLLKERGYSSGRYTVLAMDLACGGHLSHGNPHNFSGRFYDIVPYGVSHTTETLDYDQIGELAKKHKPKMILAGASAYPRAIDFKKFRAIADSVGAFLFVDIAHIAGLIAAGLHQNPIEYAEFVTSTTHKTLRGPRGGFIMCRKEFAKKIDMEVFPGLQGGPLMHVIAAKAVCFKEALKPEFKKYQAQILKNCKALSQEMAILGYRIVAGGTDTHLFLVDLTKKNITGKAAATALDKTGITVNKNLIPYDTQSPFVASGIRIGTPAITTRGMEEPQMKKIARLIDKVLSDPDSQKNIQEVRKKVTSLVREFPLYKGLIRRLEK; encoded by the coding sequence ATGAGCCTTCTGAAAAAAGAGGATAACCAAATATATAAAGCTATTCTAAACGAAACTAAGCGCGAGAATAATAATATCGAGTTAATCGCGAGCGAGAACTTTGTCAGCGAGGCCGTGCTTGAGGCTCAAGGGTCGGTCCTTACCAATAAATACGCCGAGGGTTACCCGAAAGCACGCTGGTATAACGGATGTGAATACGTGGATGATGTCGAAGCCATAGCCATAGAGAGAGCGAAAAAACTTTTTGGCGCCGAACATGTAAATGTTCAGCCGCACGCCGGCACTCCCGCCAACTTCGCGGTGTATCTTGCGGTAGCGGACCTGCTTAAAGAAAGAGGGTATTCTTCCGGGCGATATACGGTTTTGGCCATGGACTTGGCCTGCGGAGGCCACTTATCACACGGCAACCCGCACAACTTCTCCGGAAGATTTTATGATATTGTGCCGTACGGAGTTAGCCATACCACAGAAACGCTCGATTATGACCAGATAGGAGAGCTTGCAAAAAAACATAAACCGAAGATGATACTGGCCGGCGCGTCCGCTTATCCGCGTGCCATAGATTTTAAAAAATTCAGGGCCATAGCCGATTCTGTCGGCGCGTTCCTTTTTGTTGACATAGCGCATATCGCCGGGCTTATTGCCGCCGGGTTGCACCAAAATCCGATCGAGTACGCCGAATTTGTCACTTCCACGACACATAAGACTTTAAGAGGCCCGCGCGGCGGATTTATAATGTGCCGCAAGGAATTCGCGAAGAAGATAGACATGGAGGTATTCCCCGGACTTCAGGGCGGGCCCCTGATGCATGTAATAGCGGCGAAGGCTGTATGTTTCAAAGAGGCGCTCAAGCCGGAGTTTAAAAAATATCAGGCTCAAATTTTGAAGAACTGCAAGGCATTATCACAAGAGATGGCAATCTTGGGCTATAGGATAGTCGCCGGCGGCACAGACACGCATTTGTTCTTAGTGGATCTAACGAAAAAGAATATAACGGGCAAGGCCGCCGCAACGGCCCTGGATAAGACCGGCATCACCGTAAACAAAAACCTTATACCATATGATACGCAGTCTCCTTTTGTCGCTTCCGGCATACGCATAGGCACACCGGCAATAACGACGCGCGGGATGGAAGAGCCGCAAATGAAAAAGATAGCGCGCCTTATCGATAAAGTGTTAAGCGATCCGGATAGCCAGAAGAATATTCAGGAAGTTCGAAAAAAAGTTACATCGCTTGTAAGAGAGTTCCCGTTATACAAAGGATTGATTAGGAGATTAGAAAAATAA
- the rpiB gene encoding ribose 5-phosphate isomerase B, with protein sequence MRIVIGSDHGGYELKNKIIKFLKSEKYAVEDFGTHSKESCDYPLIGFDVAQAVSKGKADKGILICRSGVGMAIIANKLHGIRAAACYDRAMARSSREHNDCNILVLAADYTKFREAKELVKIWLSTKHIGQRHARRVKQIRQIESRLKGKIR encoded by the coding sequence GTGAGAATAGTTATAGGTAGTGATCATGGCGGATATGAATTGAAGAATAAGATAATAAAATTTCTGAAGAGCGAGAAATACGCGGTAGAAGATTTCGGCACGCATTCGAAAGAATCCTGCGACTATCCTTTGATAGGATTTGACGTCGCGCAAGCGGTAAGCAAAGGAAAGGCCGACAAAGGTATTCTTATATGCAGAAGCGGCGTCGGAATGGCGATAATCGCGAATAAGCTGCATGGCATAAGGGCGGCCGCCTGTTATGACAGGGCGATGGCAAGATCTTCCAGAGAGCATAACGATTGCAACATACTCGTCCTGGCCGCGGATTATACAAAATTTAGAGAAGCGAAAGAATTAGTGAAGATATGGCTTTCAACAAAACATATTGGCCAGCGGCACGCCAGGCGCGTTAAACAGATAAGACAGATCGAATCAAGGCTGAAAGGAAAGATCAGATGA
- a CDS encoding low molecular weight protein arginine phosphatase: MKNIKSVLLVCTGNSCRSIMADGLLKKYLKELGKSDIEVISAGVHAIDGMAPTKETIEVMKKEGIDVSGFRSRSLTEDHIKKADLILVMAGHHMDDIITRVPHAASKVHILKQFGLKHDQKACEDIDIADPIGRDRGFYEEVLLTIKEEMSRVAKIL, encoded by the coding sequence ATGAAGAATATTAAATCGGTTCTTTTGGTTTGCACCGGCAACAGTTGCCGCTCCATAATGGCGGACGGGTTGCTGAAAAAATATCTTAAAGAACTCGGTAAGAGCGATATCGAAGTTATATCTGCCGGAGTTCATGCCATTGACGGTATGGCGCCGACTAAAGAGACCATAGAGGTCATGAAAAAAGAAGGTATTGACGTTTCCGGATTCCGGTCAAGGAGCCTTACGGAAGATCATATAAAGAAAGCGGACCTTATACTCGTAATGGCGGGCCACCATATGGATGATATCATTACCAGAGTGCCGCATGCCGCTTCGAAGGTGCACATTTTGAAACAGTTTGGTTTAAAGCATGATCAGAAGGCTTGCGAAGATATCGATATAGCCGATCCCATAGGGAGAGATCGGGGATTTTACGAAGAAGTGCTTTTAACAATAAAAGAAGAGATGAGTAGGGTCGCTAAGATCCTTTAA
- a CDS encoding L-threonylcarbamoyladenylate synthase, whose amino-acid sequence MKTYVVKINPKSPEKDLIESAAKAVREGKLVAFPTETVYGIAANFLDEKAIESLYSIKGRPKNKPFTVHIADIKMIESLGCTVTKEALILISKFWPGPLTIILKSDGGNTLGFRAPANLVALELIKAAGVPIVAPSANLSGNKPPKSAGEVLKDLDGKIDMLLDSGATDVGIESTVVDLTVSPPKILREGAVKKEELVKFFN is encoded by the coding sequence TTGAAAACGTACGTAGTAAAAATAAACCCAAAAAGTCCTGAGAAAGACCTTATAGAGTCTGCCGCGAAAGCGGTGAGAGAGGGCAAGCTCGTAGCTTTTCCCACCGAGACAGTTTATGGGATCGCCGCCAACTTTCTCGACGAAAAAGCCATAGAGAGCCTGTACAGCATAAAAGGGCGTCCTAAAAATAAGCCTTTCACGGTCCATATAGCCGATATTAAAATGATAGAGTCTTTGGGCTGTACCGTGACGAAAGAGGCGCTCATACTTATAAGCAAGTTCTGGCCCGGACCGCTTACGATAATTCTTAAATCGGACGGCGGCAATACGCTGGGTTTTAGGGCGCCGGCAAACTTAGTGGCTCTGGAGCTGATAAAAGCCGCGGGTGTCCCTATAGTAGCGCCCAGCGCTAATTTAAGCGGCAATAAGCCTCCGAAGTCCGCCGGTGAAGTACTGAAGGACCTGGATGGAAAGATAGACATGCTTCTTGATAGCGGCGCTACGGATGTAGGGATAGAGTCTACGGTAGTGGACTTAACGGTAAGTCCCCCCAAAATTTTAAGAGAAGGCGCCGTTAAAAAAGAAGAGCTTGTGAAATTTTTTAATTAA
- the purE gene encoding 5-(carboxyamino)imidazole ribonucleotide mutase produces MPKKHKVAIIMGSDSDLPTMGEARKVLKEYGIECEVKILSAHRSPDDTAKFSKAARKNGFSVIIAGAGGAAHLAGVVASHTTLPVIGVPMESAELKGIDSLLSTVQMPSGVPVATVAIGKAGAKNAGILALQILGVSDKAIEKKLDGLKRLLVENVRSKNKPKKS; encoded by the coding sequence ATGCCGAAAAAACATAAAGTTGCTATTATAATGGGAAGCGATTCGGATCTTCCGACGATGGGCGAAGCCCGGAAGGTGCTCAAAGAGTATGGCATAGAATGCGAAGTCAAGATACTATCGGCCCACCGCTCTCCCGATGATACGGCAAAATTTTCCAAGGCTGCGCGCAAAAATGGCTTTTCGGTTATTATCGCCGGCGCCGGAGGCGCCGCGCATCTTGCGGGGGTAGTCGCAAGCCATACGACGCTGCCTGTAATAGGCGTTCCTATGGAATCAGCGGAGTTAAAAGGCATAGACTCTCTTCTGTCCACGGTACAAATGCCGTCGGGAGTTCCTGTCGCAACGGTCGCTATCGGCAAAGCGGGCGCTAAGAATGCCGGGATATTGGCACTGCAGATACTCGGTGTTTCGGATAAGGCGATAGAGAAAAAACTCGATGGCCTAAAGAGATTGCTCGTTGAAAACGTACGTAGTAAAAATAAACCCAAAAAGTCCTGA